In Sphingobacterium sp. PCS056, the following proteins share a genomic window:
- a CDS encoding TetR/AcrR family transcriptional regulator, with translation MANADLKRTRILEAATRRFAHFGMAKTTMSEIATDLNFSKALLYYYFPDKNSLYSAVFEYVIDKMVQDIKEKINTCDDFEEIMMYTLDKRVEQINKYYNLFEYTINMVKELPEELERVFKESHVREVELFVEILVIGVEHNKIEVEDIEETARILLYSLFGMRMGILKDMKNMLFPTKDEFDDILSLQKKMMKIFLKGLRK, from the coding sequence ATGGCAAATGCGGATTTAAAAAGAACGAGGATATTGGAGGCGGCAACACGTAGATTTGCGCATTTTGGTATGGCAAAAACAACCATGTCTGAAATTGCTACTGATTTGAATTTTTCAAAAGCACTGCTCTATTATTATTTCCCGGATAAGAATAGTTTATATTCTGCTGTATTTGAATACGTGATTGATAAAATGGTTCAAGATATTAAAGAAAAAATTAATACTTGTGATGATTTTGAAGAAATCATGATGTATACACTTGATAAAAGGGTTGAACAAATCAATAAGTACTATAATTTATTTGAATATACGATCAATATGGTCAAAGAGCTCCCTGAAGAATTGGAGCGTGTATTTAAAGAATCACATGTAAGGGAAGTCGAACTTTTTGTTGAAATATTAGTGATCGGCGTAGAGCACAATAAAATCGAGGTTGAAGATATTGAAGAGACAGCTCGAATTTTATTATATTCTTTATTTGGAATGCGCATGGGCATTTTGAAAGATATGAAAAACATGTTATTCCCGACCAAAGATGAGTTTGACGATATCTTGAGTTTACAAAAAAAGATGATGAAGATTTTCTTAAAGGGTTTAAGAAAATAG
- a CDS encoding HD domain-containing protein, with protein MMTLIDIFYGNFELEDILSDLISSAPVQRLKNIHQGGAVFLVSPHVSHSRYEHAIGVMLLVKKLGGSLEEQIAALLHDVSHTAFSHVSDYVLQKSGEDYHEQIFKEVIANSTIPSILTKHGFSTSLLEDPKYTLLEMALPALCADRIDYMMRDLYHFGLINIVEVHHFINELAVQDGKIGVKSEKTALWIVGKYVQLNNEYFRKPEHVYANTKFSELIALGLEKGVIILSDFMKDDPAVLSTIKSDPDLNLELQKIKSLDDFERFSVSGSGKTFKERILKPMVIDHA; from the coding sequence ATGATGACGTTAATCGATATTTTTTATGGTAATTTCGAACTTGAAGATATACTCAGCGATCTCATAAGTTCGGCACCGGTTCAAAGATTAAAAAATATTCATCAGGGAGGTGCGGTTTTTTTGGTTTCACCACATGTTAGTCACAGCAGATATGAACATGCGATCGGAGTGATGCTTCTTGTGAAGAAACTTGGAGGTAGTCTGGAAGAGCAGATTGCTGCCCTTTTGCACGATGTCTCCCATACTGCTTTTTCACATGTTAGCGATTATGTCCTGCAAAAGTCAGGAGAAGATTATCATGAGCAAATTTTTAAAGAAGTAATTGCAAATTCCACTATACCATCTATTCTCACTAAACATGGATTCAGTACTTCTTTACTGGAAGATCCAAAATATACTTTGCTTGAGATGGCCCTTCCTGCCCTTTGTGCGGATAGGATTGATTATATGATGAGGGATTTATATCATTTTGGCTTAATCAATATTGTTGAGGTGCATCATTTTATAAATGAACTTGCTGTTCAGGATGGGAAGATTGGTGTTAAGAGTGAAAAGACCGCTTTATGGATTGTCGGTAAATATGTTCAGCTCAATAATGAGTATTTTAGAAAACCCGAACATGTATATGCCAATACGAAGTTTTCTGAATTGATTGCTCTTGGATTGGAAAAAGGTGTTATTATTCTGTCTGATTTCATGAAAGATGACCCTGCCGTTTTATCGACGATAAAATCTGATCCTGATCTCAATCTAGAACTGCAAAAAATAAAAAGCCTGGACGATTTTGAAAGATTTTCTGTTTCTGGATCCGGAAAGACCTTTAAGGAAAGGATTCTGAAACCGATGGTCATTGATCATGCGTGA
- a CDS encoding organic hydroperoxide resistance protein, whose translation MGKIYTAEVTATGGRNGEVKSSDGIIDLIVKKPTAMGGDGNATNPEQLFAAAWSSCFLGAVAAVGEKDNVDMTDATVTVRASFNEENNAFFISAEIDLHVPTLSAEQAQKLAEKAHHVCPYSKATRGNVETKITGI comes from the coding sequence ATGGGAAAAATTTATACAGCAGAAGTTACTGCAACTGGTGGACGTAATGGTGAAGTAAAATCTTCAGATGGTATCATTGATTTAATTGTAAAAAAACCAACAGCTATGGGCGGTGATGGAAACGCTACCAATCCAGAGCAATTATTTGCAGCAGCATGGAGTTCATGTTTTTTAGGAGCCGTTGCCGCAGTAGGAGAAAAAGATAACGTCGATATGACCGATGCTACAGTGACGGTACGCGCATCATTTAACGAAGAAAACAATGCCTTCTTTATTTCTGCAGAAATTGATTTACATGTACCGACTCTTAGCGCCGAACAAGCTCAAAAGCTTGCGGAAAAAGCACATCATGTATGCCCCTATTCAAAGGCTACCAGAGGAAATGTAGAAACTAAAATAACAGGTATTTAA
- a CDS encoding S41 family peptidase has translation MHKVAVKTSTLLLLAALVVSCSKKNVTDDDPIKEPDTKTTRIERLTDSLFYYATDAYLWNTDLPTYTVFNPRQYSKGTDEYENLNAELFAITRYGINPKTTRPYEYSSDNETKYSYIDKESYNGSTAFIRKNESASLDLEGNGNDFGLKVGLYGTNTDYDIKIQLTYTGSPAAIKQLDRGDVITHIDGIKYGSNFNSEITALNKALFDSESTTIKGVKLDGKSFEFTLNKARYKTRSVVKDSVYTSGANKIGYFAFTSFSSLEHTQADLTNTFNKFQTAGVTDLIIDLRYNGGGYINTAQFIANKIAPASLNGQLMFSEHYNSTMQNNKTQYLKNLPYQTTDRMGNPVTSNYGNIDYSVSGNTFKFAPTGNLNIKSIVFIVTDNTASASELLINIFKPYLNVKLVGEKTYGKPVGFFPLTIGGYDVYMSMFTSKNSKNESDYFDGMSVDKASRDDADYALGDLKEQSLQAAYNYITTGSYLNSSSAISSIRTSTTQIKKLKDLSPNQFKGMVEHRLKTR, from the coding sequence ATGCACAAAGTTGCTGTAAAAACAAGCACCCTTCTTCTCTTAGCCGCACTTGTTGTGAGTTGTAGCAAAAAAAATGTAACAGATGATGACCCGATAAAAGAGCCCGATACAAAAACCACACGTATCGAAAGATTGACAGACTCTCTTTTCTATTATGCAACAGATGCATATTTATGGAACACCGATCTTCCGACGTATACCGTTTTCAATCCACGACAATACAGCAAAGGAACTGATGAATATGAAAACCTCAACGCCGAACTATTTGCCATTACACGTTACGGTATAAATCCGAAGACGACACGACCTTATGAATATAGTTCCGATAATGAAACAAAATATAGTTATATCGACAAAGAAAGCTATAATGGGAGTACCGCTTTTATTAGAAAGAACGAGTCAGCATCTCTCGACTTAGAAGGAAATGGAAATGACTTTGGTTTGAAAGTAGGTCTTTATGGAACCAATACAGACTACGACATTAAAATACAATTAACCTATACTGGTTCTCCAGCCGCTATAAAGCAGTTAGATCGTGGAGATGTAATCACTCATATCGATGGCATTAAATATGGATCCAACTTCAACAGTGAAATAACAGCACTAAACAAAGCCCTATTTGATAGTGAATCAACCACAATCAAAGGGGTAAAACTTGATGGAAAATCATTTGAATTCACATTAAATAAAGCAAGATATAAAACTCGTTCAGTTGTCAAAGATAGTGTGTATACCAGTGGAGCCAATAAAATTGGCTATTTTGCATTCACTTCATTTTCTAGCCTGGAACATACACAAGCCGATCTGACCAACACCTTTAATAAGTTCCAAACTGCAGGTGTTACGGATCTGATTATCGACTTACGCTATAATGGTGGTGGCTACATCAATACTGCTCAGTTTATTGCCAATAAAATTGCTCCAGCCTCTCTAAATGGGCAGCTGATGTTTTCAGAACATTATAATAGTACCATGCAAAACAACAAAACGCAATATCTGAAGAACCTGCCTTATCAGACAACGGATCGAATGGGAAATCCTGTAACGAGTAATTACGGTAATATTGATTATAGTGTTTCTGGCAATACATTTAAGTTTGCCCCAACCGGAAATTTAAATATCAAATCCATTGTATTTATTGTTACAGATAATACTGCTTCGGCCAGTGAACTACTCATTAACATCTTTAAGCCGTATTTAAATGTAAAATTAGTAGGTGAAAAAACCTATGGAAAACCGGTCGGATTCTTTCCTTTGACTATTGGAGGTTATGATGTCTACATGAGCATGTTTACATCGAAGAATTCAAAGAATGAAAGTGATTACTTTGATGGCATGTCCGTTGATAAAGCTAGCAGAGATGATGCAGATTATGCATTGGGAGACTTAAAAGAGCAATCATTACAAGCAGCCTATAATTACATTACCACGGGCAGTTATCTCAATAGCTCATCTGCAATTTCAAGTATACGGACATCAACGACCCAAATCAAGAAGTTAAAGGATTTATCCCCCAATCAGTTCAAAGGGATGGTAGAACATCGATTAAAAACAAGATAA
- the mgtE gene encoding magnesium transporter: MEELEMQVEQIEQFIESKDTDGLQAYLNELNISDVEALIDELPEYAHIFIETLNLNRAVNVFRILDFPTQERIFKKLSGGKISELINEMPPDDRTSFFSELKDGDVVKQLIILLPPKDRKEALSLLGYPEDSVGRLMTPDYITVKPHWNIIRILEHIRQYGKNSETIDVLYVIDAAGKLIDDIRIKDVLMADPNVVVGDLIDNRLISLNANDPQEEAVNIFRMNNRVALPVVDKAGIMLGIVTIDDILWVANEEYTEDMQRFGGTEALDEPYLDVSIVNLVKKRSGWLVVLFFGQLLTATVIEHFEHQLASAIMLFALMPLIISSGGNSGSQASTLIIQAMALGEVTLGDWWRVMKRELVSGFMLGLILGILGFIRIMTWQGFSHAYGEHWVLVGLVVSFSLVGVVLWGSLMGSMLPFILRKLGADPASSSAPFVSTLVDVTGLLIYFTFAVLLLKGVLI, from the coding sequence ATGGAAGAATTGGAAATGCAAGTTGAACAAATTGAACAGTTCATTGAGTCGAAGGATACTGATGGATTACAAGCATATTTAAATGAACTAAATATTTCAGATGTGGAGGCACTGATCGATGAGCTTCCCGAGTATGCCCATATCTTCATAGAGACCTTAAATCTGAACCGTGCTGTTAATGTATTTCGTATCTTGGATTTCCCTACCCAGGAGCGTATTTTTAAGAAGCTTTCTGGTGGTAAAATTAGTGAACTGATTAATGAAATGCCCCCCGATGATCGAACTTCCTTTTTTAGTGAATTGAAGGATGGTGATGTCGTAAAACAATTAATTATTTTATTACCTCCAAAAGATCGGAAAGAAGCTCTTTCTTTATTAGGATATCCGGAAGATAGTGTTGGTCGTTTGATGACGCCTGATTATATCACTGTCAAGCCTCACTGGAATATCATTCGAATTTTAGAACATATTCGTCAATATGGAAAAAATTCGGAAACTATTGATGTGTTATATGTCATTGATGCTGCCGGCAAATTGATCGATGATATTCGTATTAAAGATGTCCTGATGGCAGACCCCAATGTTGTCGTTGGTGATCTTATCGATAATAGATTGATTTCTTTAAATGCCAATGATCCTCAGGAGGAGGCTGTTAATATCTTTCGAATGAATAATCGTGTTGCATTGCCTGTTGTTGATAAAGCGGGAATCATGTTGGGGATTGTGACGATTGATGATATTTTATGGGTCGCAAATGAGGAGTATACTGAGGATATGCAGCGGTTTGGGGGAACGGAGGCTTTGGATGAACCTTATTTGGATGTGTCTATTGTCAATCTGGTCAAAAAGCGATCGGGATGGTTAGTGGTCTTGTTTTTTGGACAATTGTTGACAGCTACCGTCATCGAGCATTTTGAGCATCAATTAGCGAGTGCTATCATGCTTTTTGCTTTGATGCCACTCATTATATCGAGTGGTGGTAATAGTGGCTCACAAGCTTCGACATTAATTATTCAGGCCATGGCACTGGGTGAGGTTACACTAGGTGATTGGTGGAGAGTGATGAAGAGAGAATTAGTCTCTGGATTTATGTTGGGTCTTATACTTGGGATTTTAGGATTTATCCGAATTATGACTTGGCAGGGATTTTCGCATGCTTATGGTGAACATTGGGTTTTAGTCGGTCTTGTGGTCAGCTTTTCGTTGGTAGGTGTTGTGCTTTGGGGTTCGTTGATGGGATCAATGCTCCCTTTTATTTTAAGAAAACTTGGTGCAGATCCTGCCAGTTCTTCGGCTCCATTTGTATCCACTTTAGTTGACGTAACGGGTCTTCTGATTTACTTCACGTTTGCTGTTTTGCTCTTAAAGGGTGTTTTGATCTAA
- the murB gene encoding UDP-N-acetylmuramate dehydrogenase — protein sequence MGINIQSDISLKKYNTFGIEEVAHYFIEITEATQLLDAYESGIFEKDFLTLGGGSNILFTHPYEGYIIKINIKGINANQVHQEIFLTASAGEIWNDLVWFCVDNNYNGLENMALIPGTVGASPVQNIGAYGTELMDIFYSCVAFDTLEGVFRIFYNEDCQFSYRDSIFKSEQKGRYIITEVTYKLKTTPSINTSYGAISTELEKRKITHPTIRDIAEVVSTIRVEKLPDPSTVGNAGSFFKNPIISAEQFKKIKSLFPDMISYDMPDGRVKLAAGWLIEQCNWKGRVIGQAGVWKNQALVLINIQSATGNEIFELSSKIINDVYQKFNVKLEREVNIF from the coding sequence ATGGGTATAAACATACAATCAGATATTTCTTTAAAAAAATACAACACATTCGGCATTGAGGAAGTTGCACACTATTTCATTGAGATCACTGAAGCAACTCAATTATTGGATGCTTATGAGTCTGGTATATTCGAAAAAGACTTTCTGACATTAGGCGGTGGAAGTAATATTTTATTCACCCATCCCTATGAAGGCTATATCATCAAAATTAACATCAAAGGAATAAATGCAAACCAAGTTCATCAGGAAATATTCCTAACCGCATCAGCCGGCGAAATCTGGAATGATCTCGTATGGTTCTGTGTTGATAATAATTACAACGGATTAGAAAACATGGCGCTTATCCCTGGTACAGTCGGAGCCTCTCCAGTCCAAAATATTGGAGCTTATGGCACTGAACTTATGGATATTTTTTACAGCTGCGTCGCCTTTGATACACTTGAAGGTGTATTTAGGATTTTTTATAATGAAGATTGTCAATTTTCTTATCGAGATAGTATTTTCAAATCCGAACAAAAAGGTAGATACATTATTACAGAGGTAACGTATAAACTTAAAACTACTCCATCGATCAACACTTCATATGGAGCAATCAGCACGGAGCTTGAAAAACGCAAAATAACGCATCCTACGATACGAGATATTGCAGAAGTGGTGTCGACTATTCGTGTCGAAAAATTACCAGACCCGAGCACAGTTGGAAATGCAGGAAGTTTTTTCAAGAATCCAATTATATCGGCTGAGCAGTTCAAGAAGATCAAATCATTATTTCCAGATATGATCAGTTATGATATGCCAGATGGACGTGTAAAACTTGCCGCAGGTTGGCTGATCGAGCAATGCAACTGGAAAGGTCGAGTCATCGGTCAAGCAGGTGTATGGAAGAACCAAGCCCTTGTACTAATAAATATACAATCAGCTACAGGAAATGAAATTTTTGAATTATCGTCTAAAATAATAAACGATGTGTATCAAAAATTCAATGTGAAATTAGAACGTGAAGTAAATATTTTTTGA
- a CDS encoding PfkB family carbohydrate kinase, protein MSLVVMGTVAFDAIETPFGKTDKIVGGAGTFAALSASFLYDQVKLVGVIGEDFGDDNLNIITSKGVDVEGIQIIEGGKSFFWAGKYHNDMNSRDTITTELNVLENFDPIIPESYQDCEFLLLGNATPQVQMTTLNRLKNKPKLVVLDTMNFWMDIAMDDLKAVLKHVDVLTINDGEARQLSGEYSLVKAAAVILEMGPKYLIIKKGEHGALLFGEGQIFSAPALPLAEVFDPTGAGDAFAGGFIGYLAKVKTINFTNMKNAVVYGSALASFCVEKFGTERLQTLTQEEIEARLKAFVSLAKFDI, encoded by the coding sequence ATGAGTTTAGTAGTAATGGGTACGGTGGCATTCGACGCTATCGAAACACCTTTTGGTAAGACAGATAAAATTGTTGGTGGAGCGGGAACTTTCGCAGCACTTTCAGCGTCTTTCTTATATGACCAAGTAAAATTAGTAGGCGTAATCGGTGAAGATTTTGGAGATGATAATCTCAATATCATTACGAGTAAAGGTGTAGATGTTGAGGGTATCCAGATCATAGAGGGGGGTAAATCATTTTTCTGGGCTGGTAAGTATCATAACGATATGAACAGTCGTGATACCATCACTACTGAATTGAATGTATTGGAAAATTTTGATCCGATTATTCCTGAGAGTTACCAAGATTGCGAATTTTTGTTATTGGGCAATGCGACTCCTCAAGTTCAGATGACGACTTTAAATCGCCTAAAAAACAAACCTAAATTGGTTGTTTTAGATACCATGAATTTCTGGATGGATATCGCTATGGATGATTTGAAAGCGGTATTGAAACATGTTGATGTATTAACTATTAATGATGGTGAGGCTCGTCAGCTATCTGGTGAGTATTCGTTGGTAAAAGCTGCTGCTGTTATTCTTGAAATGGGACCAAAATATTTGATCATTAAAAAAGGAGAGCATGGTGCTTTATTATTCGGTGAAGGACAGATTTTCTCAGCTCCAGCATTGCCTTTGGCTGAAGTGTTTGATCCAACCGGTGCGGGTGATGCGTTTGCAGGTGGTTTTATCGGCTATTTGGCTAAAGTGAAAACAATTAACTTTACCAATATGAAAAATGCTGTGGTCTATGGATCCGCATTAGCATCATTCTGTGTTGAGAAATTTGGTACTGAACGCTTGCAGACTTTAACGCAGGAAGAAATCGAAGCTCGATTGAAGGCTTTCGTTTCTTTAGCTAAATTTGATATTTAA
- a CDS encoding YpdA family putative bacillithiol disulfide reductase — MQDNYFDIIIVGGGPIGLACALEASLNNLSYLILEKGCLVNSLYHYPQNMTFFSSSDRLEIGDIPFVTTLPKPKRSEALEYYRRIQQKFKLKINLFEEVTSIDKTEFGFHTQTVKDSYTSRYVIIATGFYDIPMQLNIPGEDLDKVKHYYDDPHYYVNQKVIVVGASNSSIDAALETFRKGADVTLVIRGKEISPRVKYWVKPDIENRIAAGEISVLYNSTLSKVTQSHVYIHTPDAEVVLENDFVLALTGYQPNFKFLKSVGIHIGEESPCIPEHDPTTMETNVKGLYLAGVVCGGLNTHLWFIENSRIHAQQIITAIKQK, encoded by the coding sequence ATGCAAGATAATTATTTCGATATCATCATCGTAGGTGGGGGCCCAATAGGACTTGCCTGTGCTTTAGAAGCATCATTGAATAATCTCAGCTATCTTATATTGGAAAAAGGATGTCTTGTCAACTCACTTTATCATTATCCCCAAAATATGACTTTCTTTTCTTCATCAGACCGATTAGAAATTGGAGATATACCTTTCGTAACGACATTGCCCAAACCTAAGCGATCCGAAGCGCTGGAGTATTACCGACGCATTCAACAAAAGTTCAAATTAAAAATTAATTTATTTGAAGAAGTCACATCAATTGACAAAACGGAATTTGGCTTCCATACGCAAACGGTTAAAGACAGCTATACATCCAGATACGTCATCATTGCGACTGGCTTTTATGATATTCCTATGCAACTAAACATTCCTGGAGAAGATTTGGATAAGGTCAAACATTATTATGATGATCCACATTATTATGTCAATCAAAAAGTGATTGTAGTAGGCGCCAGTAATTCCTCTATTGATGCAGCTTTAGAGACCTTTAGAAAAGGGGCAGATGTTACCCTTGTTATACGTGGAAAAGAAATCAGTCCAAGAGTCAAGTACTGGGTCAAACCTGACATTGAGAATAGGATTGCTGCTGGTGAGATTAGCGTATTGTATAATAGTACACTGAGCAAGGTAACCCAATCTCACGTCTATATCCATACGCCAGATGCTGAAGTTGTACTAGAAAATGATTTTGTATTGGCTCTGACCGGCTATCAGCCAAATTTCAAATTCCTAAAATCTGTCGGAATTCATATCGGTGAAGAGTCTCCATGTATTCCTGAGCATGACCCTACAACAATGGAAACTAACGTTAAAGGTCTTTATCTTGCAGGTGTTGTATGCGGAGGTCTAAACACTCATTTATGGTTTATAGAAAATTCCAGAATTCATGCTCAACAGATCATAACAGCGATCAAGCAGAAATAA
- a CDS encoding RNA polymerase sigma factor, which produces MTKYEFNSLVVEQSDSLKHYAKKFTNDTEDANDLVQDTMLKAVTYFNNFREGTNLKGWLYTIMKNTFINNYRRIVKTNSFITKEEEISSANLILSASKNQGENKFVMEDIHTALSKLSEDYYVPFSMYFEGFKYHEISEYLAIPIGTVKTRIHIARKVMKKSLSTYKLID; this is translated from the coding sequence ATGACTAAGTATGAATTCAACTCATTAGTGGTAGAGCAATCCGACTCCCTAAAACACTATGCAAAGAAATTTACAAATGACACCGAAGATGCAAATGATTTGGTGCAAGACACAATGTTAAAGGCTGTTACCTATTTCAACAACTTTAGAGAGGGAACCAATTTAAAAGGTTGGTTATATACTATTATGAAAAATACATTCATTAACAATTACAGAAGAATTGTTAAAACGAATTCTTTCATAACTAAAGAAGAAGAAATTTCAAGTGCTAACTTGATCTTGTCAGCATCAAAAAATCAAGGTGAAAATAAATTTGTCATGGAAGATATACATACCGCGCTTTCTAAGCTTTCAGAAGACTACTATGTCCCTTTTAGCATGTATTTTGAAGGATTTAAGTATCATGAAATTTCCGAATATTTAGCAATTCCTATTGGTACTGTCAAAACACGAATACATATCGCTCGAAAAGTTATGAAAAAATCATTATCAACTTATAAACTTATCGACTAA
- a CDS encoding FUSC family protein, with protein sequence MKQTQEIKSFFYSQYFADGIRITIGCIIPVIIFAAMGQFINGTFVSLGALLVGLSDTPGAPSHRRTGMYFAAILTIITFILTVAVNSNIYLLTILIAALCFIFAMFAVFNARAANVGLMCMLMMLIHVDTPFTLDSALTYLFYYSIGCLWYIIISLSITQIRPYRLTQQELAESIRHVADYLRLKANFYDINVDNDKNYLKLIDKQVEVNDHQENVRNLLFQSKRSIKDTTKTGRYLTFVFNDIIDLFEQSMATHYDYNAVSEKFGHTGILNEFKHIILKLTNELDHIAYQLNANRIPTPMYNFDQEINLMHKRIDQVEKELQYNAIALRKILINVRDIIRHINDIYSYSHIKSTEINKQEIDEAKKFIEPSIIDFKKIKENLTLDSTYFRHALRMAIVMSLSYFIAKSFHISQNIFWILLTIMVILKPGFGLTKSRNIQRLMGTIIGGLIGAFILFMVHDETIRFVLLIFFFLSAYSLFRVNYIVAVIFMTPYVLIMLSFVSTNTIEVTKERIFDTFIGGMIAFLSSYVIFPNWESTQVKVSMQKLLQASYHYIALTIKEIAGNEPTVTEYKLVRKKLYVETANMGSTFQRMLTEPKNKQKYTKDVNKFVIFNHVLASFAVTLHNQVTSSRANHSITKEHIKLIRKILSSLESAIRDLSNPNEENPFTPVDFQIPETLIAIDDIRDENSILLTEQLQFINKIAADIAKLVQQLKEKTSAEIDPMLNKKVQ encoded by the coding sequence ATGAAGCAGACACAAGAGATAAAAAGTTTTTTTTATAGCCAATACTTCGCAGATGGTATCAGGATCACCATCGGATGTATCATTCCAGTCATTATTTTTGCGGCAATGGGCCAGTTCATAAATGGAACATTCGTGTCCTTAGGAGCACTGTTGGTTGGATTGTCAGATACTCCAGGCGCCCCCTCCCACCGTCGTACAGGGATGTATTTTGCAGCGATACTAACGATTATAACTTTTATTCTGACAGTCGCTGTAAATTCCAATATTTATTTACTAACGATATTAATTGCTGCCTTGTGCTTTATCTTTGCCATGTTTGCAGTGTTCAATGCTCGTGCAGCGAATGTCGGGTTGATGTGCATGTTGATGATGCTTATACATGTTGATACACCATTTACACTCGACAGCGCACTTACCTATTTATTTTATTACTCCATAGGTTGCCTTTGGTATATTATTATCAGCTTATCGATCACGCAAATTAGACCCTATAGACTAACGCAACAGGAACTTGCAGAATCCATTCGTCATGTTGCCGATTACCTACGTTTAAAAGCTAATTTTTACGACATCAATGTTGATAATGATAAAAATTATCTCAAACTGATAGATAAACAAGTCGAAGTAAACGACCATCAAGAAAACGTACGAAATCTACTCTTTCAGAGCAAAAGATCCATCAAAGATACCACCAAAACTGGACGGTATTTAACATTCGTATTCAATGATATTATTGATCTCTTTGAGCAAAGTATGGCAACTCATTATGATTATAATGCAGTCAGTGAAAAATTTGGACATACCGGTATTTTAAATGAATTTAAACATATCATCTTAAAATTAACGAATGAATTAGATCATATCGCCTATCAATTAAATGCAAATCGAATACCAACTCCAATGTACAACTTTGATCAAGAGATCAATTTAATGCACAAAAGGATCGATCAAGTGGAAAAAGAACTTCAATATAATGCCATTGCGCTTCGAAAAATTTTAATCAATGTTCGAGACATCATCCGTCATATCAATGATATTTATAGCTATTCGCACATAAAATCGACAGAAATTAATAAGCAAGAAATCGATGAGGCAAAAAAATTCATTGAACCATCCATTATTGATTTTAAAAAAATAAAAGAAAATCTAACCTTAGATTCAACTTATTTTAGACATGCGTTGCGCATGGCCATCGTCATGTCATTATCTTATTTTATAGCCAAGTCATTTCATATCAGCCAAAATATATTTTGGATATTGCTGACGATAATGGTCATTTTAAAACCAGGATTTGGATTAACAAAATCAAGAAATATCCAGCGCCTAATGGGGACCATAATTGGAGGACTGATCGGAGCTTTCATCCTTTTTATGGTACATGATGAAACCATTCGCTTTGTATTACTCATATTTTTCTTCCTAAGCGCTTATAGTCTCTTTCGAGTCAATTATATTGTAGCAGTTATATTCATGACACCTTATGTACTGATCATGCTGAGTTTTGTCAGTACAAATACAATTGAAGTAACAAAAGAGCGAATTTTTGATACCTTTATTGGAGGTATGATTGCATTCCTTTCCAGTTATGTTATCTTCCCAAATTGGGAGTCAACACAAGTTAAAGTCTCTATGCAAAAGCTACTCCAAGCAAGTTATCACTATATTGCATTGACCATCAAAGAGATTGCAGGAAATGAACCAACAGTTACAGAATATAAGTTGGTTAGAAAAAAGCTGTATGTAGAAACAGCCAACATGGGATCAACATTTCAACGTATGCTTACAGAACCCAAAAACAAACAGAAATACACAAAAGATGTCAATAAGTTTGTTATTTTTAATCATGTTTTAGCATCATTTGCAGTTACCTTACATAATCAGGTTACTTCATCAAGAGCTAATCACAGCATCACAAAAGAACATATCAAATTGATTCGTAAGATATTAAGCTCCTTAGAAAGTGCAATCAGAGATTTAAGTAATCCCAATGAAGAAAATCCATTTACACCAGTCGATTTTCAGATACCTGAAACTCTCATAGCAATAGATGACATCAGGGACGAAAACAGTATTTTACTAACAGAGCAACTACAATTTATCAATAAAATCGCAGCAGATATTGCAAAGTTGGTACAGCAATTAAAAGAAAAAACAAGCGCGGAAATCGACCCGATGTTAAACAAAAAGGTACAATAG
- a CDS encoding cytochrome b5 domain-containing protein — protein MDHHETLPVYSKSKLALRNGQDRPEIWVAFQGLIYDVTASRLWRSGKHYEHWAGQDLTEELSEAPHSDQVFLKFPIIGKIG, from the coding sequence ATGGATCATCATGAAACACTTCCCGTATATTCCAAATCGAAACTTGCATTGAGAAATGGTCAAGATCGGCCGGAAATATGGGTGGCTTTTCAAGGATTAATATACGATGTCACAGCAAGTAGATTGTGGAGATCCGGAAAACACTATGAGCATTGGGCGGGTCAAGACCTAACTGAGGAGCTTTCAGAAGCTCCTCACTCAGATCAAGTATTTCTTAAGTTTCCAATAATAGGAAAAATAGGATAA